In a genomic window of Erinaceus europaeus chromosome 12, mEriEur2.1, whole genome shotgun sequence:
- the LOC103117597 gene encoding translational activator of cytochrome c oxidase 1: protein MSAWAAALLRLRAAPSPPPPPPPPPPGPRGLRLAAPLAAGHNRWSKVRHVKGPRDTERSRVFSRLALSLRLAAREGGSNPALNSSLASVLEVCRSKQMPKSTIEAALRMEKTKDVYLLYEGRGPGGSSLLIEALSNSGPKCYSNIKHILNKNGGVMTEGARHYFDKKGVVVVAVEDREKKAVDLERALELAVEAGAEDVKEAEDEDAKNIFKFICEASSLHHVRRKLDSLGLCCVSCALEFIPNTMVQLTDPDMEQAAHLIQALSSYEDVIQVYDNIE, encoded by the exons ATGTCCGCGTGGGCCGCCGCCCTCCTGCGCCTGCGCGCCGCGccctccccgcccccgcccccgcccccgcccccgcccgggcCCCGCGGCCTGCGCCTGGCCGCCCCGCTGGCCGCCGGCCACAACCGCTGGTCCAAGGTGCGGCACGTGAAGGGCCCGCGCGACACGGAGCGCAGCCGCGTCTTCAGCAGACTCGCGCTCAGCCTGCGCCTGGCCGCCAGAG AAGGAGGCTCCAACCCTGCGCTCAACAGCAGCCTGGCCAGCGTTCTGGAGGTGTGTCGCAGCAAGCAGATGCCCAAGTCGACCATTGAAGCAGCCCTGAGGATGGAG AAAACGAAGGACGTTTATCTGCTCTATGAGGGCCGAGGCCCTGGTGGCTCTTCTCTGCTCATTGAGGCTTTATCGAACAGTGGCCCCAAGTGCTACTCGAACATCAAGCATATCCTGAACAAGAATGG AGGAGTGATGACAGAAGGAGCCCGCCACTACTTTGACAaaaagggagtggtggtggttgcagtcgaggacagagagaagaaagctgTGGACCTCGAGCGCGCCCTGGAGCTGGCGGTTGAAGCTGGAGCCGAGGATGTCAAGGAGGCTGAAGATGAAGATgcaaagaacatttttaaa TTTATTTGTGAGGCCTCCTCACTGCACCACGTGAGGAGGAAGCTGGACTCCCTGGGCCTGTGCTGTGTGTCCTGTGCACTGGAGTTCATCCCCAACACCATGGTGCAGTTGACGGATCCCGACATGGAGCAGGCCGCCCACCTCATCCAGGCCCTCAGCAGCTACGAGGACGTGATCCAGGTGTACGACAACATCGAGTAG